The proteins below are encoded in one region of Paenibacillus albus:
- a CDS encoding alpha-L-rhamnosidase-related protein: METAAERGPQIHFDAWGQGGIGERIDFYYEDERGQWCFEYSYADGSGAGAAVSRDLVHWHESRAGAKERSASPCLVELPIENDPNQSKWLKLHEEDHTYELGEWDGESFTADSEPTSLWHGIDSGRLACGKGRTILAGLARGSDGRVQLILTELSLRKTSQGSVRLHAAPVVELLNLRVWQREWAVADLDERCPFNESLQFRIAPGEWPDIRILPAEGGEPDVIMSELLDVQLSIRAEAQSCLLEMELYGIQIVVEMNELATSVAWKGATTSLPKREGSLKLRMLLDQASMHIFAGDGEAVLSIPAPVTPGYEGQRRLKLHCQRGTIDLVELVVYGLRGTAPSPSEQLLIEAAHPVKDRAIYQSESYSIYSHRVEDAVYGEPPAYVPDRNTILSPTRAVEEFVWRKNWANDMTRVIDRGSVWHPQAEIAKLPDLRTEHATIDAAYRLALDVFYRCGSPEFARPGEEGMWTAGQFQGPGEGFGVWVRDTTHIAIRSGNLLDPAGARASLLFTTKDGFDNGVDGTAMPIVGIWDYYLTTGDLTLVQETWPNLKNRIAKLDESFDSERGLVPADQSTSNDAFPEPEAGGFCLATETYFMEAFRAMSRMGALMGEAVEQVRSWAERGELLLQSIQRQYWNDEAGYFTSGPIGSESHREGYWESAGQEMAMWPRYGIATPEQRQRILDRLPEVAMNEFGVNVFPYREETNHFAGAAWVVWTSGMAAAAGREGRTDLLMTLIAQQVRNSVMTKTFYEVIDYQTGKAWRWPGQLWHAAGFISYFYFGVLGMEYNERGMTITPAVPETLRDLRLDNLRYREAVLDIAVHGFGTKFRMTSDGEPFDVIPASLKGKHLIELWSIV; this comes from the coding sequence ATGGAAACAGCGGCAGAGCGTGGGCCTCAGATTCATTTTGATGCGTGGGGACAAGGCGGGATTGGCGAACGGATTGATTTCTATTATGAGGATGAGCGGGGTCAGTGGTGCTTCGAATATAGTTATGCGGATGGTTCGGGAGCGGGAGCTGCGGTTAGCCGCGATCTTGTCCACTGGCATGAATCACGGGCTGGGGCGAAGGAGAGGTCAGCTTCTCCTTGTCTGGTCGAGCTACCGATTGAGAACGATCCTAATCAGTCAAAATGGCTCAAGCTTCACGAAGAGGATCATACCTACGAGCTCGGAGAGTGGGACGGCGAGTCTTTCACTGCTGACAGTGAGCCCACGTCTCTGTGGCATGGCATAGATTCGGGAAGACTGGCTTGCGGTAAGGGGCGCACTATTCTTGCGGGGCTTGCTCGAGGAAGCGACGGTCGGGTGCAGCTAATATTAACTGAGCTGAGTTTGCGCAAGACATCGCAGGGCAGCGTCCGCCTTCATGCTGCGCCAGTTGTAGAGCTGCTCAACTTGCGCGTGTGGCAAAGAGAATGGGCGGTCGCTGATCTGGATGAGCGGTGTCCTTTCAACGAAAGCTTGCAGTTCCGCATCGCTCCTGGCGAATGGCCGGATATTCGCATCCTGCCTGCGGAAGGTGGCGAGCCGGATGTCATTATGTCCGAGCTGCTGGATGTTCAGCTGTCTATTCGCGCGGAAGCTCAAAGCTGCTTGCTCGAGATGGAGCTCTATGGAATCCAGATCGTTGTGGAAATGAACGAGCTCGCAACCTCTGTTGCATGGAAGGGAGCGACGACTTCTTTACCGAAGCGCGAAGGCAGCCTCAAGCTGCGGATGCTGCTGGACCAAGCTTCAATGCACATATTCGCTGGCGACGGTGAGGCAGTTCTGTCTATTCCTGCTCCGGTTACTCCCGGTTATGAGGGACAGCGGCGTCTCAAGCTGCATTGTCAGCGCGGAACCATCGATTTGGTTGAGTTAGTCGTATACGGCTTGCGAGGCACAGCGCCGAGTCCGTCCGAGCAGCTGCTTATTGAAGCGGCTCATCCGGTGAAGGACAGAGCGATTTACCAATCGGAGAGCTATTCCATCTACAGCCATCGCGTGGAGGATGCTGTTTATGGCGAGCCTCCTGCATACGTGCCTGATCGCAATACGATTCTATCGCCGACTCGTGCGGTCGAAGAGTTCGTGTGGCGCAAGAACTGGGCGAATGACATGACTCGCGTCATTGATCGCGGCAGCGTCTGGCATCCGCAGGCTGAGATTGCGAAGCTGCCGGATCTTCGCACGGAACATGCGACGATAGATGCCGCGTACCGGCTGGCATTGGACGTCTTCTATCGGTGCGGTTCGCCGGAATTTGCCCGGCCCGGCGAGGAAGGAATGTGGACCGCGGGGCAATTCCAAGGTCCCGGAGAAGGCTTCGGCGTCTGGGTGCGGGACACGACGCATATTGCGATTCGTTCCGGCAATCTGCTGGACCCGGCAGGCGCTAGGGCATCGCTGCTCTTCACGACGAAGGATGGCTTCGACAACGGCGTAGACGGAACAGCGATGCCGATCGTCGGCATCTGGGACTACTATTTGACGACGGGTGATCTGACGCTCGTTCAGGAAACATGGCCGAATCTCAAGAATCGCATTGCGAAGCTTGATGAGAGCTTTGATTCGGAGCGGGGCTTGGTTCCGGCGGATCAGTCGACCTCCAACGATGCATTCCCTGAACCGGAGGCAGGAGGATTCTGCTTGGCGACGGAAACCTATTTTATGGAAGCTTTCCGTGCGATGTCGCGCATGGGCGCTCTCATGGGAGAAGCGGTGGAGCAGGTTAGGAGCTGGGCAGAGAGAGGCGAGCTGCTGCTTCAGAGCATTCAGCGGCAATATTGGAATGACGAAGCGGGATATTTCACCAGCGGGCCGATCGGCAGCGAGAGCCACCGCGAAGGGTATTGGGAATCCGCCGGACAGGAGATGGCGATGTGGCCGAGGTATGGCATTGCTACACCGGAGCAGCGTCAGCGAATCTTGGATCGGCTGCCGGAAGTGGCGATGAACGAGTTTGGTGTGAACGTCTTCCCGTATCGCGAGGAGACGAATCACTTCGCAGGTGCGGCTTGGGTCGTCTGGACGAGCGGAATGGCGGCGGCTGCGGGGCGTGAAGGGCGAACCGATTTGCTCATGACACTCATTGCGCAGCAAGTTCGCAATAGTGTTATGACGAAGACGTTCTACGAAGTAATCGACTACCAGACAGGAAAAGCATGGCGCTGGCCTGGCCAGCTCTGGCATGCCGCCGGCTTCATCTCCTACTTCTACTTCGGCGTTCTCGGAATGGAGTACAACGAGCGGGGGATGACGATTACGCCTGCTGTTCCGGAGACGCTTCGCGACCTCCGGCTAGACAACTTGCGCTATCGCGAAGCTGTGCTCGATATAGCTGTTCACGGCTTCGGAACGAAGTTCCGAATGACAAGTGATGGCGAGCCGTTCGATGTTATTCCGGCTAGCTTGAAGGGCAAGCACTTAATTGAATTGTGGTCTATAGTGTAG
- a CDS encoding glycoside hydrolase family 32 protein, producing the protein MDRYKPKYHFTPTRNWMNDPNGPFQLNGEYHLFYQHNPDVPEWGQIHWGHAKSLDLVNWEHLPIALAPSRDLGEHHCYSGCAVVDGEDVRLFYTSIGEGERNATSGAEQWTVKQTSDDLLSWTKPDINPVLTNELHGDLKITEWRDPYVWKEQDGWKMLTGGIHEDKGVALIYHSDNLEEWRFERIYYKGEEGIFECPHIFRFGDKAVLFYSPSAPGQYVTGPWSSEGLIEVEGRGTVDTGGWDGYYASTGFVDEAGRRILLGWMPECRGDNFPVELDWNGALALPRVVELKPSGRIAMTPVPELASLRGENAAWADVRITEEQPLNTGISSTAFECAIEIKKPAADAAQVLTISVLASSDGREHTDVRVDFAAGTITLDRSNSSLFSGVRKADMVSELNLQDGSESLQLRLFVDQSVVELFAGDEICMTARVYPSLEDSNGVRLQAGGEALISSLEIWEMQAANIG; encoded by the coding sequence ATGGATCGTTACAAACCGAAGTATCATTTTACACCGACTCGCAATTGGATGAACGACCCGAACGGCCCTTTTCAGCTCAACGGCGAGTATCATCTGTTCTACCAGCATAATCCTGATGTGCCGGAGTGGGGCCAGATTCATTGGGGGCACGCGAAGAGTCTTGATCTGGTGAACTGGGAGCATCTGCCGATAGCGCTGGCGCCTTCCCGCGATCTCGGAGAGCATCACTGCTATTCGGGCTGCGCCGTTGTTGATGGCGAAGATGTACGCTTGTTCTATACGAGCATTGGCGAAGGAGAGCGGAATGCGACGAGCGGCGCGGAGCAGTGGACCGTTAAGCAAACTAGCGACGACTTGCTCTCGTGGACGAAGCCCGACATCAACCCTGTGCTCACCAATGAGCTTCACGGCGACTTGAAAATAACGGAGTGGCGCGATCCATACGTCTGGAAAGAGCAGGACGGTTGGAAAATGCTCACCGGCGGCATTCATGAGGATAAAGGCGTTGCGCTGATCTATCATTCCGACAATTTGGAAGAGTGGCGCTTTGAGCGTATTTACTATAAAGGCGAAGAAGGGATATTTGAATGCCCGCATATCTTCCGATTCGGAGATAAAGCGGTTCTGTTCTATTCCCCAAGCGCGCCAGGTCAATATGTGACCGGTCCTTGGAGCTCCGAGGGGCTGATTGAAGTAGAAGGACGTGGAACCGTCGATACAGGCGGATGGGACGGCTATTATGCATCGACGGGCTTCGTTGACGAAGCGGGCCGCCGTATTCTGCTCGGCTGGATGCCGGAGTGCAGGGGAGACAACTTCCCTGTGGAGCTAGATTGGAACGGAGCATTGGCGCTGCCTCGAGTTGTCGAGCTGAAGCCAAGCGGCCGCATTGCGATGACACCGGTTCCGGAGCTGGCTTCGCTGCGAGGCGAGAATGCTGCTTGGGCGGATGTACGAATTACGGAGGAACAACCGCTGAATACGGGGATTTCCTCGACCGCTTTCGAGTGTGCGATTGAAATCAAGAAGCCTGCTGCCGATGCAGCTCAGGTGCTGACGATCTCCGTACTGGCTTCATCTGACGGAAGAGAGCATACCGATGTGCGGGTTGATTTTGCGGCGGGTACGATTACTTTGGACCGCTCTAACTCAAGCCTGTTCAGCGGTGTACGTAAAGCAGATATGGTCTCCGAGCTGAACCTGCAAGATGGTTCGGAATCCTTGCAGCTGCGTCTGTTCGTCGATCAGTCAGTTGTCGAGTTGTTTGCCGGCGATGAAATTTGCATGACTGCGCGTGTCTATCCTTCCTTGGAAGACAGCAACGGCGTTCGTTTGCAAGCGGGCGGGGAAGCTCTTATCTCCAGCTTGGAGATTTGGGAAATGCAAGCGGCAAACATAGGCTAG
- a CDS encoding glycoside hydrolase family 43 protein, with the protein MTLTTNQTFRNPIMEKGADPWMYLHTDGCYYYMVTCGNRLDLHRSKVMTGAAKAPKKTVWLPPQEGPGCCELWAPEIHFIGEKWYIYFTASDGSGDAGRKIYVLENDNDDPTQGEWTEKGPIPTALPGLDGTVLQHDGKLYFMYAGYGHFPDYGSAIYAVAMVNPWTVAGPEVLLTKPEYDWEKQGGMAINEGPCFLIRNGKVFMIYSASTTWSDDYSLGMLTAAADSDLLDPSSWVKSDHPVFVKCVENGVFAPGHNSFTLSPDRTEDWIVYHAIPTSEGGAANRQPRIQRFGWTEQGEPDFGKPVSTDTDVPVPSGE; encoded by the coding sequence TTGACACTTACTACGAACCAAACATTTCGTAATCCAATCATGGAAAAAGGAGCAGATCCGTGGATGTACCTTCATACCGACGGCTGCTACTACTACATGGTGACATGCGGCAACCGGTTGGATTTGCACCGCTCCAAGGTCATGACAGGGGCTGCCAAAGCGCCGAAGAAGACAGTGTGGCTGCCGCCGCAGGAAGGGCCGGGGTGCTGCGAGCTATGGGCGCCGGAAATTCATTTTATCGGGGAGAAGTGGTACATCTACTTCACGGCAAGTGACGGAAGCGGTGATGCCGGCCGCAAAATTTACGTGCTCGAGAATGACAACGACGATCCGACTCAGGGGGAGTGGACGGAGAAAGGTCCGATCCCTACGGCGCTGCCTGGCCTTGATGGAACGGTGCTCCAGCATGACGGCAAGCTGTATTTCATGTATGCCGGCTATGGCCACTTCCCGGATTACGGCTCCGCCATCTATGCGGTGGCGATGGTTAATCCATGGACGGTTGCAGGTCCTGAAGTGCTGCTTACGAAACCGGAATATGACTGGGAAAAGCAAGGCGGAATGGCAATTAACGAAGGACCATGCTTCCTTATTCGTAACGGGAAGGTGTTCATGATCTATTCAGCGAGCACGACTTGGTCCGATGATTACAGCCTAGGGATGCTGACGGCAGCTGCTGACAGCGATCTGCTCGATCCGTCATCATGGGTGAAGAGCGATCATCCTGTATTCGTGAAATGTGTGGAAAATGGCGTGTTCGCACCGGGGCACAACAGCTTTACGTTGTCGCCGGACCGCACGGAGGACTGGATCGTGTATCACGCGATTCCGACGTCTGAGGGAGGCGCGGCTAATCGCCAGCCACGGATACAGAGGTTTGGCTGGACGGAACAAGGGGAGCCTGACTTCGGCAAGCCGGTATCGACGGACACCGATGTTCCTGTACCATCTGGTGAATGA
- a CDS encoding glycosyltransferase family 39 protein — translation MRKFVWIMMAVVFLVHVTVVLSLGDHFLLGSYELRNNDDVKYVYAAQVLLEHHTLVYNSGMNPTNYIMPVVPVVLSGFMSFLDRDAAVMCFRLLQCLMQTVSLFLIFAIARELLGRRVAVVAVILDAIYVPNLFASGAILTESTFKLLFLLLICSIIHSVKRKTVGAYAIAGVMLGITCYVKPQCALLPICYLIIWLVQRYSFKDMVKYTAIIGVCSMLMLTPWWVRNYSAFHEFIPFTKSTGNPMLLGALIERAMPPKGFFEQYPEYKEKLFTGSDSSEKLAAQRIIKYGFTHKPVDYAYWFTVGKSIQLFENPFYSKPVPGLPRPAINVVHWIYVLLGFSGIVMLGLQRRYKYALPILLPFLYYWFIHLPFITFGRYGYPLVCLLTIFGAVTIVALLERSGVWKQREQAAG, via the coding sequence ATGCGAAAATTTGTATGGATCATGATGGCCGTCGTTTTCCTCGTTCATGTGACCGTTGTTCTGTCGCTCGGTGACCACTTCCTGCTCGGCTCCTACGAGCTGCGCAACAACGATGATGTCAAATACGTCTACGCTGCGCAAGTACTTCTGGAGCATCATACGCTTGTTTATAACAGCGGTATGAATCCGACCAACTATATCATGCCTGTTGTTCCCGTTGTGCTAAGCGGCTTCATGTCGTTTCTGGACCGCGATGCGGCCGTCATGTGCTTCCGGCTGCTGCAATGTCTGATGCAGACTGTGTCGCTCTTCCTGATCTTCGCCATCGCCCGTGAGCTGCTAGGCAGGCGCGTCGCGGTTGTCGCGGTTATTCTCGATGCCATCTACGTGCCGAACTTGTTCGCCTCGGGTGCGATTCTAACAGAATCGACGTTCAAACTGCTCTTTTTGTTGCTAATCTGCAGCATTATTCACTCGGTTAAACGCAAGACAGTAGGCGCATATGCGATAGCTGGCGTCATGCTCGGCATCACCTGTTACGTGAAGCCGCAATGTGCGCTCTTGCCCATCTGCTACTTGATTATCTGGCTTGTGCAGCGTTATAGCTTCAAGGATATGGTGAAGTACACGGCAATCATCGGCGTATGCAGCATGCTGATGCTGACACCTTGGTGGGTTCGGAATTACTCGGCGTTCCATGAGTTTATTCCATTTACCAAATCAACAGGCAACCCGATGCTTCTAGGTGCATTGATTGAACGTGCCATGCCGCCAAAAGGTTTCTTCGAGCAATATCCAGAGTATAAAGAGAAGCTGTTTACGGGCAGCGACAGCTCTGAGAAGCTCGCTGCGCAGCGGATCATCAAGTACGGCTTCACGCATAAGCCGGTTGATTATGCGTATTGGTTTACGGTCGGCAAGTCGATTCAGCTATTCGAAAATCCGTTCTACTCGAAGCCGGTTCCAGGCTTGCCGAGGCCGGCAATCAATGTGGTGCACTGGATTTATGTACTGCTCGGGTTCAGCGGCATCGTCATGTTAGGTCTTCAGCGCCGATACAAATATGCGCTGCCGATTCTGCTGCCGTTTCTCTATTATTGGTTCATACATCTACCATTTATTACCTTCGGACGCTATGGTTATCCTCTCGTCTGTCTATTAACGATATTTGGTGCTGTCACAATCGTCGCTTTGCTCGAGCGAAGCGGCGTTTGGAAACAGAGGGAACAAGCCGCCGGTTAA
- a CDS encoding glycosyltransferase family 2 protein yields MSSHSQHRSSDILVIIPAYNEEDTLARTVHELKKHTSYDFIVIDDGSKDRTPAIIREEGFPSLRHAVNLGIGGSMQSGYRYADQNGYQYAIQLDADGQHRPADIEKLVDEIQSSGYDMVIGSRFVEHSSYRGSVSRRAGILYFYWLIRLLTGVRVYDPTSGFRIVSRRAIELFSRTYPTDYPEVEVLVSLSKRGFKLKEISVEMRNRQGGSSSINWSKSIYYMMKVTMFSVIRKSFS; encoded by the coding sequence ATGAGTTCTCATTCTCAGCACCGAAGCAGCGACATTCTAGTCATTATTCCGGCATACAACGAGGAGGATACGCTGGCGCGAACCGTTCATGAGTTGAAAAAGCATACGTCGTATGATTTCATCGTCATCGACGACGGCTCTAAGGACCGTACGCCTGCTATTATTCGAGAAGAAGGCTTTCCCTCGCTTCGGCATGCCGTCAACCTTGGAATCGGCGGCTCCATGCAAAGCGGATACCGTTATGCCGACCAGAACGGCTATCAATATGCGATCCAGCTCGATGCCGACGGGCAGCACCGCCCTGCCGACATTGAGAAGCTCGTGGATGAAATTCAGTCGAGCGGCTATGACATGGTCATCGGTTCACGGTTCGTCGAGCACAGCAGCTATCGGGGCAGCGTCTCCCGCCGTGCAGGCATTCTGTACTTCTATTGGCTCATTCGCCTGCTGACAGGAGTCCGCGTCTATGATCCAACAAGCGGCTTCCGTATCGTCAGTCGCAGAGCAATTGAACTATTCTCGCGTACATATCCAACCGATTACCCGGAGGTTGAAGTGCTTGTCAGCCTCTCCAAGCGCGGGTTCAAACTCAAGGAGATCAGCGTCGAGATGCGGAATCGCCAAGGCGGCTCGTCCTCCATCAACTGGTCGAAGTCGATCTACTATATGATGAAGGTTACGATGTTCTCGGTCATTCGGAAGAGCTTCTCCTAA
- a CDS encoding DUF2304 domain-containing protein: protein MNQLVAILITLFFLGLTVSFTVTHKLKDRYAFLWLVTAIAGVLSAACIPLLNRLALWMGIAYMPTFVFLVTIIFILALLVRQTMSLSNQSEKMKRLTQEFAVMEKKLLELQQSVEGRESL, encoded by the coding sequence ATGAATCAGCTTGTCGCCATCCTGATTACGCTCTTTTTCCTCGGCCTTACGGTCTCATTCACAGTGACGCATAAACTGAAGGATCGCTACGCCTTCCTATGGCTCGTCACTGCCATCGCCGGCGTGCTCTCTGCTGCCTGCATCCCTCTGCTAAACAGGCTTGCACTATGGATGGGCATTGCGTACATGCCGACGTTTGTGTTCCTCGTTACGATTATTTTCATCCTGGCGCTCTTAGTGAGGCAGACGATGAGCTTATCGAATCAATCGGAGAAGATGAAGAGGCTGACGCAGGAATTCGCCGTCATGGAGAAGAAGCTGCTCGAGCTGCAGCAATCTGTAGAAGGACGTGAATCTCTATGA
- a CDS encoding EamA family transporter translates to MNASSFVLILANTLMLVTGQFLWKYGLMQREKPFESIRTILELIFSPYIIGGLFIYGCATVLWLFIVSRVDLSLAYPIQSLAYIISIFGAYYFFGESLSALKIVGCLLILAGVACIGLSGKYA, encoded by the coding sequence ATGAACGCGTCTTCCTTCGTGCTCATTCTCGCGAACACACTCATGCTCGTAACCGGACAGTTTCTGTGGAAATACGGGCTGATGCAGCGAGAGAAACCGTTCGAATCGATTCGGACCATTCTCGAGCTGATTTTCTCCCCGTACATCATCGGCGGCTTGTTTATCTACGGCTGCGCAACGGTACTCTGGTTGTTCATCGTCTCCCGTGTTGATCTCAGCCTTGCGTACCCGATTCAAAGTCTTGCCTACATCATCTCCATCTTCGGGGCGTACTACTTCTTCGGGGAGTCGCTGTCGGCTCTGAAGATCGTCGGCTGCCTGCTCATTCTTGCAGGGGTCGCATGTATCGGTTTGTCTGGCAAATATGCGTAA
- a CDS encoding DsbA family oxidoreductase gives MKVEIWSDIMCPFCYIGKRRFEAGLAQFAHQDEVEVIYRSFQLDPNASKDPDHDVYGLVANKYGVSREQSIQMHAGLVQQAAELGLEYNFEHAIPANSFDAHRLIHFGAAHGKRTEVAELLFKAYFTDSKHIAKMETLKGIAAEAGLDPEALEAALNSDAYKQEVLAECAEANQLGANGVPFFVINRKYAVSGAQQSDVFLDVLNKGWEEEKPLIILDPSSSGKDGQVCTDEACGIGEAE, from the coding sequence ATGAAAGTAGAAATTTGGTCGGACATTATGTGTCCGTTCTGTTATATTGGCAAACGCCGCTTTGAAGCGGGCCTTGCGCAGTTTGCCCATCAAGACGAGGTTGAGGTCATCTACCGCAGCTTCCAGCTGGACCCGAATGCTTCGAAGGACCCGGATCACGATGTGTACGGCCTCGTCGCGAACAAATACGGCGTAAGCCGCGAGCAATCCATTCAGATGCACGCGGGTCTTGTGCAGCAGGCAGCGGAGCTTGGTCTCGAGTACAACTTCGAGCACGCCATTCCGGCGAATTCGTTCGATGCTCATCGTCTTATTCATTTTGGGGCGGCGCATGGCAAACGTACGGAAGTGGCAGAGCTGCTGTTCAAAGCGTATTTCACCGATTCGAAGCATATTGCGAAGATGGAGACGCTGAAGGGCATCGCGGCTGAGGCCGGGCTTGATCCGGAAGCGCTTGAAGCGGCGCTGAACAGCGATGCGTACAAGCAAGAGGTGCTTGCTGAGTGCGCGGAAGCGAACCAGCTTGGCGCGAACGGCGTGCCGTTCTTCGTCATTAACCGCAAATATGCGGTATCCGGCGCTCAGCAGAGCGATGTGTTCCTCGACGTGCTGAACAAGGGCTGGGAGGAAGAGAAGCCGCTTATTATTCTCGATCCTTCATCGTCGGGCAAGGACGGTCAAGTGTGCACGGACGAAGCATGCGGCATCGGAGAGGCTGAATAG
- a CDS encoding phosphotransferase: MRERESWDCPISQGDLTIAMQQAFGNEYTVAEAANMHGGAQKVVYLVRTSNGFTLMLYIWDITHNYFQEEIEEAAAEGNEEQRSFDVELFLINNRFLREHGIRTPAIYSMNRSRERYPFDYALVEYVGGGDLQPYMDHPSIAVRDKVFGGCRELLGKLHAIQHTSWGQLTAAGKPDGKHATSCEAGIHDNAIRNLAFLTQETKLTKLQQGKLGELLVSLRESIVPRADYRFIHSELGPDHILLNEQLEPYLIDIEGAGFFDLEHEHSFLQFRFANYEHYLARTDLDAVRMRFYKLCHHISCADGGLKLLQRGFPNRALAHDIMSSNLSQTLSYL; encoded by the coding sequence ATGAGGGAGAGGGAAAGCTGGGACTGTCCGATATCGCAAGGCGACTTAACGATTGCAATGCAGCAAGCGTTTGGTAACGAGTATACGGTGGCAGAAGCTGCGAATATGCATGGCGGCGCGCAGAAGGTCGTCTATCTCGTGCGAACTTCGAATGGTTTCACGTTGATGCTGTACATCTGGGATATCACGCACAATTATTTTCAAGAGGAGATCGAAGAAGCAGCAGCAGAGGGAAATGAGGAGCAGCGCTCCTTCGACGTGGAACTCTTCCTCATCAATAATCGATTCTTGCGTGAGCATGGCATAAGGACACCTGCGATCTATTCCATGAACAGATCGAGAGAGAGGTATCCGTTCGACTACGCGCTAGTTGAGTATGTCGGTGGCGGTGATTTGCAGCCCTATATGGACCATCCTTCAATAGCGGTCCGCGACAAGGTATTCGGCGGCTGCCGTGAGCTGCTTGGCAAGCTGCACGCAATCCAGCATACGAGCTGGGGGCAGCTTACCGCGGCTGGAAAGCCGGACGGGAAGCACGCGACAAGCTGCGAAGCCGGCATCCACGACAATGCGATCCGGAATCTCGCGTTTCTCACGCAGGAAACGAAGCTGACCAAACTGCAGCAGGGGAAACTGGGTGAACTGCTAGTGAGCCTTCGCGAAAGCATCGTCCCTCGTGCCGATTACCGGTTTATCCATAGCGAGCTAGGCCCGGATCACATCCTATTGAATGAACAGCTTGAGCCTTATCTGATCGACATCGAAGGGGCGGGATTCTTCGACCTGGAGCATGAGCACAGTTTCCTGCAATTTCGGTTCGCGAACTATGAGCACTATTTAGCAAGAACGGACCTCGACGCGGTTAGGATGCGGTTCTACAAGCTATGCCATCATATCTCCTGTGCGGATGGCGGATTGAAGCTGCTGCAGCGAGGCTTCCCGAACAGAGCGCTGGCACACGATATCATGTCCTCCAACCTTTCTCAGACGTTGTCTTACTTGTAG
- the mgrA gene encoding L-glyceraldehyde 3-phosphate reductase — protein MVYAANHERYGSMKYNRVGRSGLKLPAISLGLWHNFGGVDTYENGRAMLTRAFDLGITHFDLANNYGPPAGSAEEMFGRMMLTDFKPYRDEMIISSKAGYYMWPGPYGEWGSRKYLIASLEQSLKRMNLEYVDIFYSHRPDPETPLEETMGALDHMVRSGKALYVGISSYSAEQSAEAIKIMKELGTPLLIHQPSYNMFDRWVENGLQDVLEENGVGSIAFCPLAQGLLTNKYLTGSIPTDSRAASKTGFLQESAVSAQRVAQLNKLNAIAAERGQSLAQMALAWVLRGGRITSALIGASRVSQIEDNVAALNNLSFTSEELASIEDIIRA, from the coding sequence ATGGTATATGCGGCAAATCATGAACGTTACGGATCGATGAAATACAATCGTGTTGGACGTTCCGGCCTGAAGCTTCCGGCCATTTCCCTTGGACTGTGGCATAATTTTGGCGGCGTAGACACGTACGAGAACGGTCGTGCGATGCTGACGCGGGCTTTCGACCTAGGCATTACGCATTTTGACCTGGCGAACAATTACGGCCCTCCGGCAGGATCGGCAGAAGAAATGTTCGGCCGGATGATGCTGACAGACTTTAAACCATACCGCGACGAGATGATCATCTCCTCCAAAGCCGGTTACTACATGTGGCCGGGGCCATACGGCGAGTGGGGCTCACGCAAGTACCTGATCGCAAGCCTTGAGCAAAGCTTGAAACGAATGAACCTGGAATACGTTGATATTTTCTACTCTCACCGTCCAGATCCGGAGACGCCTCTTGAAGAAACGATGGGCGCGCTAGACCATATGGTTCGTTCCGGTAAGGCGCTCTACGTCGGTATCTCCAGCTACAGCGCTGAGCAATCGGCAGAAGCAATTAAGATTATGAAGGAGCTTGGCACACCGCTTCTTATCCATCAGCCGAGCTACAACATGTTTGATCGCTGGGTCGAGAACGGCCTGCAGGATGTGCTCGAAGAGAACGGCGTAGGCAGCATCGCTTTCTGCCCGTTGGCACAAGGGCTGCTGACGAACAAATATTTGACTGGCAGCATTCCGACGGATTCGCGTGCGGCTAGCAAAACCGGCTTCCTGCAAGAGAGCGCAGTTAGCGCGCAGCGAGTAGCACAGCTGAACAAGCTGAACGCGATTGCAGCAGAACGCGGCCAATCGCTAGCGCAGATGGCGCTTGCTTGGGTCCTTCGCGGCGGACGCATCACATCTGCATTGATCGGCGCAAGCCGTGTCAGCCAGATCGAAGACAACGTGGCGGCGCTGAACAATCTGTCGTTCACAAGCGAAGAGCTGGCAAGCATCGAAGATATCATTCGTGCATAA